One window from the genome of Bdellovibrio sp. NC01 encodes:
- the mtaB gene encoding tRNA (N(6)-L-threonylcarbamoyladenosine(37)-C(2))-methylthiotransferase MtaB gives MDHSVTDQKQPGGLLYQVHTFGCKVNTYDAGLIQKNLNSNGFAPVVRGDKNARIHVLNTCAVTAEATKEAVRYIRRLKVKDPFCTIVVTGCAAQVDTGSFSSLPGADLIVANSHKGSLPDLLNKHFKGELTEKVFKSNIFKKEDLEMGGGIEKHHTRTFLKIQDGCNSFCTYCIIPYARGKSRSISIANLVQRINDLYTEGSREVVLTGVHIGDYEDEINGQKMVMEDLIENLLVRTKMPRFRLSSLEPVEVSERLLDLYQDSRLCPHFHMSIQSANTDVLHHMKRKYTQEDVRKSLLAISERVPGSFVGMDVITGFPTETEEQFQDTFDCLKDLPWTKLHVFPYSERQGTRAAAMDVSVYPHVRAERAARLRELSIARYTEQANLQLGTTKRVLVLKNAAKGGQGLSHDYWPVDIAGAESFLEHWAGQEVDVKIIGYDHSNKSHMEGHLIGEVLT, from the coding sequence ATGGATCACTCTGTAACTGACCAAAAGCAGCCTGGCGGGCTGCTTTATCAAGTTCATACGTTCGGTTGTAAGGTTAATACTTACGATGCCGGTCTTATTCAGAAAAATCTGAATTCGAACGGTTTTGCTCCCGTTGTTCGCGGTGATAAAAATGCACGTATTCACGTTTTGAATACGTGCGCCGTGACTGCGGAAGCCACGAAAGAAGCTGTTCGTTATATTCGTCGTTTAAAAGTTAAAGATCCGTTTTGTACAATCGTCGTAACGGGTTGTGCGGCTCAAGTGGATACGGGTTCTTTCTCGTCTTTGCCGGGTGCGGATTTGATTGTTGCGAATTCTCATAAAGGATCTTTGCCAGACCTTTTGAACAAACACTTCAAAGGCGAACTGACAGAGAAAGTCTTTAAATCCAATATCTTCAAAAAAGAAGATTTGGAAATGGGTGGTGGTATTGAAAAACACCACACGCGTACGTTCTTAAAAATTCAAGATGGCTGTAATAGCTTTTGCACTTACTGCATTATTCCTTATGCGCGCGGTAAAAGCCGCAGCATTTCGATCGCAAACTTAGTGCAAAGAATTAACGATCTTTACACTGAAGGTTCACGCGAGGTTGTATTAACTGGCGTGCACATCGGCGACTACGAAGATGAAATCAACGGTCAGAAAATGGTGATGGAAGATTTGATCGAAAATCTTCTGGTGCGCACAAAAATGCCACGCTTCCGTTTGTCTTCGTTAGAACCAGTTGAGGTTTCGGAGCGTTTGCTGGATCTTTATCAAGATTCACGTTTGTGTCCTCATTTCCATATGAGCATTCAAAGTGCTAACACCGATGTTCTTCACCACATGAAGCGTAAATACACTCAGGAAGACGTGCGCAAATCTTTGCTTGCGATTTCTGAACGCGTTCCCGGCTCTTTTGTTGGTATGGATGTGATCACGGGTTTCCCAACAGAAACGGAAGAACAATTCCAAGATACGTTTGATTGTTTAAAAGATCTTCCATGGACGAAGTTGCACGTTTTCCCATACAGCGAGCGTCAAGGCACTCGTGCGGCGGCGATGGATGTTTCCGTTTATCCGCATGTACGTGCTGAACGTGCTGCGCGTTTGCGTGAATTAAGTATTGCCCGTTACACAGAACAAGCAAATCTACAATTGGGCACAACGAAGCGCGTTCTGGTTTTAAAGAATGCAGCTAAAGGTGGCCAAGGTTTAAGTCACGATTACTGGCCAGTGGATATCGCGGGGGCTGAAAGCTTCCTTGAGCACTGGGCGGGTCAAGAAGTCGATGTGAAAATCATAGGCTATGATCATTCCAATAAATCTCATATGGAAGGTCACTTGATCGGCGAGGTGCTGACATGA
- the rnc gene encoding ribonuclease III, with product MTELEKRLNYTFKNNALLARALTHKSYANELKNSIEHNEKLEFLGDAVLDLVVGEFLYEKFPNDTEGGLSKKRASIVNEEVLFELAREMELNKLLQLGKGEAQTGGALKPRLLASSLEAIVGAVYLDGGFQVAKDFIRKEFLPLCDKVCGEEDFERDYKTRLQEVVQKAMKETPKYEVLAEEGPPHDREFLVCVKIKDEVWAQGRGRSKKNAEQFAAKCALENKFKETN from the coding sequence ATGACGGAGTTAGAGAAGCGCCTGAATTATACGTTTAAAAATAATGCGCTGTTGGCTCGAGCATTGACCCACAAGAGCTACGCGAACGAATTAAAAAACAGCATCGAGCACAACGAGAAATTAGAATTCTTAGGTGATGCGGTGTTGGATCTGGTTGTCGGGGAGTTCTTGTATGAGAAATTTCCGAATGACACAGAAGGTGGGTTGTCGAAGAAGCGCGCCAGCATCGTGAACGAAGAAGTGTTGTTCGAACTTGCGCGTGAGATGGAGCTAAATAAGCTTCTGCAATTGGGCAAAGGGGAGGCGCAGACAGGTGGTGCATTGAAACCACGTTTGTTAGCGTCTTCGTTGGAAGCGATCGTCGGTGCTGTGTACTTAGACGGTGGTTTTCAAGTAGCTAAAGATTTTATCCGCAAAGAGTTCTTACCTTTGTGTGACAAAGTCTGCGGTGAAGAGGATTTTGAAAGAGATTATAAAACACGACTGCAGGAAGTAGTGCAGAAGGCGATGAAAGAAACGCCGAAGTACGAAGTTCTCGCGGAAGAAGGACCTCCACATGACAGAGAGTTTCTGGTGTGTGTGAAAATTAAAGATGAGGTCTGGGCCCAGGGGCGGGGACGAAGCAAGAAAAACGCCGAACAATTTGCGGCGAAATGCGCCCTCGAGAACAAGTTTAAGGAGACGAATTAA